The Candidatus Dormiibacterota bacterium genomic sequence TGACGTCGACCACCTCGGGGGCGGGCTTCACCGGCACCTGGAGGACGACCACCGTGGGCACCACCAGCGGCTTGGCGGTGGCGCCGTCGAGCAGCGGGCCGGTGCGGGGCTCGCTGCGGGCGAAGCCCTCCGGGGTCCAGGTGAAGACCGGCTGCTCGAAGGGCGAGATCGGCACCGCCAGCGAGTGCAGCGGCGCACCCGGCGGGGGCGGCACCCCCGGCGCCAGCCGCGGCCACAGCGCGTAGGCGGCCGGCGGGTCGCCCACCCGGGCGAGCAGGTCGGCGATGTGGCGGCCGTCGGTGTAGAGGTTGTGGGGCGGGTAGCGGCTGCCGATCCGGAAGAGGTCGCCGAAGGAGGTGTCCTCGTCGTAGTGGCGCATCCCCGACTGCCGCAGCCGGCCCTCGATGTAGTCCGAGGCCCCCGAGTACATCAGCACGGCGTTGTAGAGGCCGAGCAGCGCCACCGTGGCGATCCGGGCACTGCGCACCGGTCCCACCTGCCCGGCGGGAGGCGTGAAGTACAGGGCGCTGAACCGCGAGATCCCGCCCTCGGCGCTGTACTCGTAGAGCACCGCCGCCTCGCCGAGGCCCCGCTGCGGCCGCGCGTCCGGGGAGTTCTCGACCTGGACGATCACCGGGTTGCGGAGCGCGTCGGGGTTCGGGGTGGGCGACGGCGTCGCCGTGGCCGCCGGGGAGACCGTGGACGCGGCCGGGATCCGGGCGGCCGGGCCGGGCGGCTGGGCTCCGCAGGCGGAGAGCAGGAGGACGCCGAGCACGGCGACGAGACCATGCCTGCGGGACGCGGGCGCCGCCGGTCTCACCACGGCGGGGGATTGTGGCGGATCCGGCGGCGCCCTGCAGGCCCCGACCGAGACACCCGCTATGCTCCCCGGCCGTGAACCCGTGGCTCGACCGTTTCGCCGCCGGCCTCGTCGACGCCGGGCCGCCCGAGATCGACCGCGACGAGGCGGCGCTGATCCTCGAGCTCGCCGGCGCGGCGGCGCGCAGCTCCGGGGCCCGGCAGTTCGCCCCGCTGGCCACCTGGCTGGCCGGGCGGGTCACCGCCGGGGCCGACCGCGACGCCCGCCTCAGCCTGCTCCGCCGCGCCTGCGAGGCGGCCACCGCCGCCGGCGCCGCCGAGGAGGGGCTTCAGCTCGACTGATCGAGGACGACGACCGACTCGGGCGGGAGGACGAGGCCGTCGCCGTCGCGGCAGGGGGGATCGGCGGAGGCGAGCAGCACCTCGCCCCAGCCCCGGGTCCCCCCGGGGATCCGGGCCGGCCGGGCTCCGAGATTGGCGGCGACGGTGACCCCGTGCCGCTCCATCACCAGCCAGCGGTCCTCCTCGTCGACCCGCACGCACACCGCGCTGAGGTCGCCGTCGCGGAGCGCGGGCAGGCGCCGGCGGAGCGCGATCAGCTCCCGGTGCCAGGCGAGCAGGCCGGCGTGGGGCTCGCGGCCGGCCTCGTCCCAGTCCAGCCGTGAGCGGGTGAAGCTCGACTCCTCCTGGGGGTCGGGCACCGCCGACTCGTCCCAGCCGAAGGCGGCGAACTCGCGCTTCCGCCCCTGGCTGACCGCCTTGGCGAGCATCGGGTCGACGTGGTCGGTGAAGTAGAGGAAGGGGGTGGACGCGCCCCACTCCTCGCCCTGGAAGAGCATCGGGACGAAGGGCGCGGTGAGCACCAGGGCGGCGCCGACCCGGAGCAGCCCGGTGCTCATCAGCGCCGCGCTGCGCTCCCCGCAGGCCCGGTTGCCCACCTGGTCGTGGTTCTGCAGGCAGACCACGAAGCGGTCGCCGCCGAGGTCGCCGATCGGCCGCCCGTGACGCCGCCGCCGGAAGCGGGAGTACCGGCCGTCGAAGACGAACGCGCGGCGCAGCGCCCTGGCGATGTCCTCGAGGCGGCCGTAGTCGGCGTAGTAGCCGGTGCGCTCGCCGGTGAGGGCGGCGTGGAGGGCGTGGTGGAAGTCGTCGCTCCACTGCGCGTCGAGACCGTGGCCGCCCCGCTCGCGGTCGCGCACCAGCCGGGGGTCGTTGAGGTCGCTCTCGGCGATCAGCCACAGCCGGCGGCCGAGCTCGGCCTCGAGCGCGGCCACCCGGGTGGCCAGCTCCTCGAGGATGTGCACCGCCGAGGTGTCGACGATGGCATGCACCGCGTCGAGGCGGAGCCCGTCGAGGTGGTAGTCGCGCAGCCACATCAGCGCGTTGTCGACGACGAAGGCGCGCACCTCGTCGCTCTCCTCGCCGTCCAGGTTGATCGCCTCGCCCCATGGGGTGCGGTAGCGGTCGGTGAAGTAGGGGCCGTAGGCGCCGAGGTAGTTGCCGTCGGGGCCGAGGTGGTTGTAGACGACGTCGAGCACGGCGGCGAGGCCCCGTGCGTGGCAGGCGTCGACCAGCCGGCGCAGCCCCTCGGGGCCGCCGTAGGCGTGGTGGGGGGCGTAGAGGGCGACCCCGTCGTAGCCCCAGCCGCGCTCCCCGGGAAACTCGGCGACGGGCATGATCTCGACCGCGGTCACCCCCAGCGCGACGAGGTGGTCGAGACGGGCCGCGGCGGCGTCGAAGGTGCCCTCGGGGGTGAAGGTGCCGACGTGGAGCTCGTAGATCACCGCCTCGGCGAGCTCGGCGCCGCGCCAGCCGGCGTCGCCCCAGGCGTGGGCGGCGTGGTCGACGCTGCGCGAGGGTCCGTGGACGCCCTCGGGCTGGTGGGGCGAGCGCGGGTCGGGGAGGCCCGGGCCGCCGTCGGGCGACAGCCGGTAGTCGGTGCCCGGCGCCAGCGGATCGTCACCGCTCCACCAGCCGCCGTCGAGGGGTCGCAGCGGGTGGCGCCCGTCGGGCAGCTCGACGTCGAGCCTCCGCGCCCGGGGCGCCCAGACCCGCGGCTCGCCCCGCCCTCCCGGGGTCACGCGCGCACCAGCAGAGCGCCCGGGAACTCGCCGAGCAGGGCGGCGGCGGCGACCTCGCCCTCGAGCACGCCGGCGCCGCCGAGCCGGTCGCGCCACCGGCCCGGGGGCAGCGCGATGGTGGTGCCGCCCCAGCCGCCGGAGGGGTCGGTGCCGCGACGGTCGGCCACCGCCACCACCGCTGCGGGCTCACCCCGGGAGAAGGCCACGACCCGCCCCGCCTGGGGCCCGTCGACCGCCAGCGGGGTGTACGCCGCGTCCGCTGCGAAGGCCCCGGCCAGCTCCCCCCGCACCGCCAGCGCCCGCTGGATCAGCAGCAGCTTGGCCAGCCCGGAGCCGGCATCGGCGGCCAGGGCGTCCGCGGGGGTGAGGCCGGCGCCTCCGAGCAGGCGGCGGCGGAGGTCGAAGTCGACGGGGCGGCGGTTGTCGGGGTCGACCAGGCTCAGGTCCCAGAGCTCGGTGCCCTGGTAGACGTCGGGCACCCCGGGCGCGGTGAGCTTGAGCAGCGTCCAGGCCAGCGAGAGCCGCCGGCCCCAGCCGGCCAGCGGCTCGACGAAGGCGGCCACGTCGGTCATCAGCGCCGCGTCCGCCAGCACCCCGACGGCGAAGTCGCGCACGGCGGCATCGTAGGCGGGGTCCGGCCGGGTCCAGGTGGTGCGCACCGCCGCCTCGCGGGTCGCCTTCTCCAGGTACGCGGTGAGCCGGCCGGCGTCGATGGGGTGCGCCCCCAGCAGGGTCTGGTAGAGCACGTACTCGGTGTCGGGGTCGACCGCGGCGGGGCGGTAGGCGGCGCTGGCGGCCGACCAGCGGCGCACCGCATCGGCCCAGCGATCGGGGATCTCCGAGAGCACGCAGAGCCGGGCGCGCACGTCCTCGCTGCGCTTGGTGTCGTGGGTGGTGGTGGTCCGCAGGCCGCGGTCGCCCCGCCGCACCCAGCCCGCGCAGGCGGCGTGGAAGGCGCCGACCTCGACCCCGAAGCAGGCGGGGTCGCCGCCCACCTCGTTGAGTGCGAGCAGCCGGTTCCAGCGGTAGAGCGCGGTGTCCTCCTTGCCCTTGGCCATCACCGCCGGGCTCAGCTGCTGCACCCGCGCCGCCAGCTCCATGCCCTCCCCCGCGAAGCGGCCGCAGAGGCTGTCGGCGAGCAGGTCGAGGAGGTCGCCGCGCCCCCCGGGGAGGCGCTGGCGGGCCCGGGCCACCGCGATGCCCACCCGGGCGGCGTCCTCCGGCGTGCACCGCCCCGTGACCGGGTCGACGTAGGCGCGGTAGACGTCGAGCTCGGCGATCACCGCGGTGAGCACCTCCTGCAGCTCCTCGAGGCCGGGCACCGAGGCGACCCCGGCGTCGGCGGCCACCCGCGCCAGCCGCGCCGCCAGCCGGGTCACGTCGCTGCGCAGCTCGCCGCCGAGCACCTCGAGCCGGGCCCGGTGGACGCAGTGCGCGAAGCTCTCGGTGTGCCCGGTGAAGCCGGCGTGGAGATCGTCGAGCGGCACCCTGCCGGCGGGGTCGACGCTGAGCGCGTCGAGCAGCGCCGCGAACTCGTAGCCGGTGGTGCCGTCGGTGCGCCACTCGGCGGGCAGCCGCTCGTCCTGCTCGAGGATCTTCTCCACCACCACCCAGCCGGCCCCGGTGGCCTCCTGAAGCCGCTCCAGGTAGCGGGCGGGGTCGCGCAGGCCGTCGACGTGGTCGACCCGCAGCCCGTCGACGCTGCCCTCGCGCACCAGCCCGGCGATCAGCCCGTGGACGGCGTCGAAGACCCGCGGCTCCTCCACCCGCACCCCGGCGAGCGAGGTGATGGTGAAGAAGCGGCGGTGGTTGAGCCGGGTGGCGGCATCCCTCCAGTCGGCGATCAGCCAGTGCTGGCGGTCGGCGAGGGCAAGCAGCGACTCGGGGTCGGCGGAGGTGCGCTCCAGCTCCCGGTCGAGGGCGGCGGCCACGGGCGGCGCGGCGGCGGTCGCGGTGAGATCCTCCCACCACCGCCGCCGGGCGGTGAGGCCGGCCTCGCCGCTGCCGAGGCCGGCGGCGGCGGCGCGGGCGCAGGCGGCGAGCGCCCCGGCGCCGGGGGCCGCCGCGGCGGCCTCGAGCAGGTCGACGAGCGAGCCGGGCG encodes the following:
- a CDS encoding DUF3048 domain-containing protein, with the translated sequence MLGVLLLSACGAQPPGPAARIPAASTVSPAATATPSPTPNPDALRNPVIVQVENSPDARPQRGLGEAAVLYEYSAEGGISRFSALYFTPPAGQVGPVRSARIATVALLGLYNAVLMYSGASDYIEGRLRQSGMRHYDEDTSFGDLFRIGSRYPPHNLYTDGRHIADLLARVGDPPAAYALWPRLAPGVPPPPGAPLHSLAVPISPFEQPVFTWTPEGFARSEPRTGPLLDGATAKPLVVPTVVVLQVPVKPAPEVVDVNGVVGLDHTLTGSGPAQVFAAGMAYTATWTQDAKGPPRLLLADGTPAPIAAGEVAVELVPTGSPATLR
- the treZ gene encoding malto-oligosyltrehalose trehalohydrolase; protein product: MTPGGRGEPRVWAPRARRLDVELPDGRHPLRPLDGGWWSGDDPLAPGTDYRLSPDGGPGLPDPRSPHQPEGVHGPSRSVDHAAHAWGDAGWRGAELAEAVIYELHVGTFTPEGTFDAAAARLDHLVALGVTAVEIMPVAEFPGERGWGYDGVALYAPHHAYGGPEGLRRLVDACHARGLAAVLDVVYNHLGPDGNYLGAYGPYFTDRYRTPWGEAINLDGEESDEVRAFVVDNALMWLRDYHLDGLRLDAVHAIVDTSAVHILEELATRVAALEAELGRRLWLIAESDLNDPRLVRDRERGGHGLDAQWSDDFHHALHAALTGERTGYYADYGRLEDIARALRRAFVFDGRYSRFRRRRHGRPIGDLGGDRFVVCLQNHDQVGNRACGERSAALMSTGLLRVGAALVLTAPFVPMLFQGEEWGASTPFLYFTDHVDPMLAKAVSQGRKREFAAFGWDESAVPDPQEESSFTRSRLDWDEAGREPHAGLLAWHRELIALRRRLPALRDGDLSAVCVRVDEEDRWLVMERHGVTVAANLGARPARIPGGTRGWGEVLLASADPPCRDGDGLVLPPESVVVLDQSS
- the treY gene encoding malto-oligosyltrehalose synthase, encoding MSPPSPRATYRIQLRPGFGFDEAAALAPYLAELGISHLYASPILQAVPGSEHGYDVADPTRISEQLGGAEGFRRLVEALRAAGLGLLVDIVPNHMSTDARANPWWADVLEAGQDSPFAEVFDIEWDPPQPELRGRVLLPVLGDTPDAVARRGELRLERSGGRLRLAYFDSRIPLAPGSLVDLLEAAAAAPGAGALAACARAAAAGLGSGEAGLTARRRWWEDLTATAAAPPVAAALDRELERTSADPESLLALADRQHWLIADWRDAATRLNHRRFFTITSLAGVRVEEPRVFDAVHGLIAGLVREGSVDGLRVDHVDGLRDPARYLERLQEATGAGWVVVEKILEQDERLPAEWRTDGTTGYEFAALLDALSVDPAGRVPLDDLHAGFTGHTESFAHCVHRARLEVLGGELRSDVTRLAARLARVAADAGVASVPGLEELQEVLTAVIAELDVYRAYVDPVTGRCTPEDAARVGIAVARARQRLPGGRGDLLDLLADSLCGRFAGEGMELAARVQQLSPAVMAKGKEDTALYRWNRLLALNEVGGDPACFGVEVGAFHAACAGWVRRGDRGLRTTTTHDTKRSEDVRARLCVLSEIPDRWADAVRRWSAASAAYRPAAVDPDTEYVLYQTLLGAHPIDAGRLTAYLEKATREAAVRTTWTRPDPAYDAAVRDFAVGVLADAALMTDVAAFVEPLAGWGRRLSLAWTLLKLTAPGVPDVYQGTELWDLSLVDPDNRRPVDFDLRRRLLGGAGLTPADALAADAGSGLAKLLLIQRALAVRGELAGAFAADAAYTPLAVDGPQAGRVVAFSRGEPAAVVAVADRRGTDPSGGWGGTTIALPPGRWRDRLGGAGVLEGEVAAAALLGEFPGALLVRA